The Lampris incognitus isolate fLamInc1 chromosome 4, fLamInc1.hap2, whole genome shotgun sequence genome segment TACAATGCAAATTTGTTTAACACAATTGTTGATGTTTCTGAAATAATCTATCAAAGTTGGACTTTGATGACTGtataccgctacattgtagcggggttcttctagtatcctCTATAATCCAATAATACTGGGCctcagctggaggtggcagagttgaagatgctaagattttcatttggagtgaggaagaaggaaagggttagggacgagtatattagagggaccgctcaggttggacagtttggagacaaagcaagagaggcaagattgagatggcttggacatgtgtggaggagagatgctgggtatactaagagaaggatgctgaatatggagctgccagggaagaggaaaagaggaaggccaagggggaggtttatggatgtggtgagggaggacatgcagatggctggtgtgacagaggaagatgcagaggacatgaagagatTGAAacaggtgatccgctgtggcgacccctaacgggagcagccgaaagtagtagtagtagattcattagtcgttcgtacgtacaaatttgttctcatACGCCTATGGGATATTTTAGCTCTCAGAATTGTCTGACAGGCttgagcaaagcctgatggttatttgcaaTTCCTTCTCCATAAGATGTATTGTCTGGCTCTTGTAACGAGCCCAGGCTTACGAAGACATACTGCCATACTATAGCTAAATTGTCTCTGAGACAAATCTCTGGGCTAAAAaaccccatgggtgtgtaagaacaaatttgtacgtacgaacgatTGACAATGTGTTCATGGTAGTCTAGTAACTTCGGTGTATAGAAATGTGTTCTTGATCAATTAGCATAGTTAAATACAAGTTATATAACGTGTGAACAAACCACTTCAAGACAACGAATCAGTTGCTGCATGAAAAGCCACAAAGGAAATAGTAAACTATCTTTATTGACATGTTATTTACAGATTATCATACTGGGCAACAAAACTGATTCACATTGTAACAGTTTAAAGGAAACGAACAAACTTGTTTTGTTTGCTCATACGCTATGCTGTCATCTGTGCACAAGAGCCAAACATAGACCATGGTCACTTTTCTGACACCACATTAGTTTTGCAGACAGATCCTTTGGAATGTAATATTgtagtttttgttgttgtatttttcttttttttttgttgatgttgttttttttggcttcAGCATGATATTTTGCACCAGGACAAAGGGAGGTATGTTGGTAAAACCTGTTTCCAACAGGAGGTGTTTTGGCACAGTGCTAAatcagtgtgtttgtgttgaaCTGGGTAGACTCCACTAACGAATGTTTACAGCATGACAGAGAGTGTGTTCTTCTACTTAACCTAAAAACAGCAACATAATAATGAGTATGGTGCTACTATGTCATAAACACAAGGTATTTAAATCTATCTAATCCCACAAATCCCACTAAAGGGAGATCCCATGATCTGACAAGATTTGGTCCCAGGACTCTCACAATAGAaggttttcattttgtttttgtttttgcccccccccccccaacatgatTTTGAAGACAGTGAAATACAGAAGGGAGAGATACAGTAGTTGGGATCAGAACACAAATCATGACAATTCACTTCCTGCTAACATTTGCCAGATGAAAAAAAATGCAGTGGTGTTATGATTCCGTGATAATCAAATGAAATATAAGCCTTTATCGCTTACATGTAAAATAAAAGGTTCAGGTGGGAAGAGGGAACTATAAAACACCCATCACATACAGGCGTACGATAATAATATTCTAATCTAATAATGGTAATCTAATAATATTGtgaagaaaatgaagaaaacaagtttttatttttttttattttggtgttCTGGAGCTATTCCAAAAGGAGTCTCAAATAGCAAATCACATATCCAGATTTTGCTGAAATTCTCATTCCTGGCTTAGATTTTGACCCTAATGCCATGTTATCAGAGTGGAAAGTAAATTGTTGTACAATAGAGTAGACCCTTTTTTGTGGTGGTGTGGTTAGAGCATTAGGCCGGTTTGGACAAAGTGCTGACTTGAATATGAAATAAGATCAGTGAGTATAATTCAAGGTCATCATTATGCGGTAAAGGTGCAATCTGCTAAACTTCATTCTGCTGAGTAAGGTCCGCTGACACGCTGTTGAACTCGGTGGCGCGAGTGCTCATGCCCAGATACTGCTTCAGGAACTCACTGAAGCGTTTCTGATTGTTCCACTTGCGGGCTGACTTCCGCACACCGATAAAGCCACCGTACCTCTTTTGGTACGACCGCCCAGGAGAAATCAGCTTCTTGTAGCCGTGCCTCCCTTTGAGGAAGCCGCCGAACCGCTTGGAGATGCTCAGCCCCACTTCATCGGGCCCTCTTGCTGCTGCTATGTCATCACCCCCCTCCTCCTGCCCTGCCTCCTCCTCCGCTTCTTGCTCTTCCTCCAAGGAGAGGGAATTGTGGGCATTATAGGTGGCGCTGAGTTGGCTCCCCCTGATGCTCAGGCCTGGCTCCTTCAGCCCGAGGGCCCGGGTGGCATGGTCAAACCTCTGTAGGGCAACGGATGGTAACAGATCTCTTTCTGCCTGCTCATCCCCCTCCTCTGGAAGCatggcctccacctcctcctgggatCTCTTCAGCGTGGCACCCACTATGGAGATAGAGGAGAACGGCAAGAGCCTCAAGGCCTTGGTACAGAGGTCCCATGAAAGGGCTGGGGAGACGTTGGCCTCACACTCGACGAGGCACACCTGATAGAGAGACAAAAGATGTTATCAGGCTTTGTACAATAACACTTCATTTGAGAAAAATTCATTCACAGAAAAGCTAAATAACCATTTTAGAAAACATCACCTGCTGAAAATGCATTCTAATTCAGTCTGTATGCCAACGACCTTTAACCAAAAACTTTTACCACTTCAAATATTTTAGTATTTGCTTTCATTTTATGTTCACAATCATTTTACAATCTCATATCATAATCAGTTGGGTCTGGACCAGAAAATGCATGGTTTGCAAATTAAACATGCGGTTTGTCATtagcattttttttaacttgaagacttcgctgtgtgtgtgtgtgtgtgtgtgtgtgtgtgtgtgtgtgtgtgtgtgtgtgtgtgtgtgtgtgtgtgtgtgtgtgtaagagggtGTTTTTGTTCTAATGAGTATAATGCCTCATCTTTGTACAAAGGACCAGCTGCTCTCAACATGAAATAGACTGAACAATTGACTCCAGGGGGAAACTATGTATGATTCCTGACTAATTTCACTGCTTGAATCCACCTCAGTCAGGATGGGGAGATAAAGATAAAGAGGAGATGAAGGCTTGGAAAAGCCA includes the following:
- the pnoca gene encoding prepronociceptin, which codes for MKTSLLALLLLCLSVPGHCDCQGDCFSCSQILPQQVSFNTMVCLVECEANVSPALSWDLCTKALRLLPFSSISIVGATLKRSQEEVEAMLPEEGDEQAERDLLPSVALQRFDHATRALGLKEPGLSIRGSQLSATYNAHNSLSLEEEQEAEEEAGQEEGGDDIAAARGPDEVGLSISKRFGGFLKGRHGYKKLISPGRSYQKRYGGFIGVRKSARKWNNQKRFSEFLKQYLGMSTRATEFNSVSADLTQQNEV